One Terriglobia bacterium DNA segment encodes these proteins:
- a CDS encoding ankyrin repeat domain-containing protein yields the protein MWRALQIAAVVFACLASASAQKPSTAKKGISDAQRAQLNEQLIAAADDEKPAAVRALLAQGADPNAADNFGTTALMHAAESPNPAVVQALLKAGADVNREDSGGWTALMTAAEAGNVEVIKLLLVRHAEINLVDKNGWSALTEAVLNNHADAVKTLVAHGASLAVRDPDGRTLLMFAAAEGHAAVVDILLDAEPPSRLPAFVNGRDRRGWTALHHTVAQGWSALAGVLLERGADPNARAVDGRTPLLLAADHDDLDSARVLLGRGARVNAATSSGITGLMLAAGRGHIDMVTLLLEQGADPNLRARNGRTAISEAARNGHEDIVNLLRNPPPRSGPGPR from the coding sequence ATGTGGCGCGCCCTCCAGATCGCTGCCGTCGTGTTCGCCTGCCTGGCTTCCGCGAGCGCACAGAAGCCATCCACCGCAAAGAAGGGGATCTCCGACGCCCAGCGCGCCCAGCTCAATGAACAGCTGATCGCCGCGGCGGACGACGAGAAGCCGGCGGCGGTCCGCGCCCTGCTCGCCCAGGGCGCGGACCCCAATGCCGCCGACAACTTCGGCACCACGGCGCTGATGCACGCTGCGGAATCGCCCAATCCCGCGGTCGTCCAGGCGCTGCTCAAGGCGGGAGCGGACGTCAACCGCGAGGACTCCGGCGGCTGGACCGCCCTCATGACCGCGGCCGAGGCCGGCAACGTCGAGGTCATCAAGCTGTTGTTGGTCCGGCATGCGGAGATCAACCTGGTGGACAAGAACGGCTGGTCGGCACTGACCGAGGCTGTGCTGAATAACCACGCCGACGCCGTGAAGACACTGGTCGCGCATGGGGCATCGCTCGCTGTCCGCGATCCCGACGGCCGCACCCTGCTGATGTTCGCCGCCGCCGAGGGCCACGCGGCGGTGGTGGACATCCTGCTCGATGCCGAGCCGCCCAGCCGGTTGCCGGCATTCGTCAACGGACGCGACCGCCGCGGCTGGACCGCGCTGCACCATACCGTCGCGCAGGGCTGGAGCGCTCTCGCCGGCGTCCTGCTGGAGCGCGGCGCCGACCCCAACGCGCGTGCCGTCGATGGCCGCACGCCCCTGCTCCTGGCCGCCGACCACGACGACCTGGACAGCGCGCGCGTGCTCCTGGGGCGCGGCGCCCGCGTCAATGCCGCCACCAGTAGCGGCATCACCGGGCTGATGCTGGCGGCGGGCCGCGGGCATATTGACATGGTCACTCTGCTGCTCGAGCAGGGTGCGGATCCCAACCTGCGCGCCCGCAACGGCCGCACCGCCATCTCCGAGGCCGCCCGCAACGGTCACGAGGACATCGTGAACCTGCTCCGCAACCCGCCTCCGCGCTCCGGACCGGGGCCGCGGTGA
- a CDS encoding STAS domain-containing protein — protein MLEHTVRRTGDVTILDLSGRISLGEAVAFGAGSGAKLSDLIRSLAHEGHTRILLNLKKVAYIDSSGIGDLFGAYTSLRKQNGELKFLSPNKTVRDVLKLTRLDKFIDMKDDETEAIQSFSKPAAG, from the coding sequence ATGCTCGAGCACACCGTTCGCCGCACCGGAGACGTCACCATCCTCGATCTAAGCGGACGCATAAGTCTGGGCGAGGCAGTCGCTTTTGGCGCGGGCAGCGGCGCCAAGCTCAGCGATCTCATCCGCAGCCTCGCCCATGAGGGCCACACGCGCATCCTGCTGAACCTGAAGAAAGTGGCCTACATCGACAGCTCCGGGATCGGCGACCTGTTCGGCGCCTATACTTCGCTGCGCAAGCAGAACGGGGAGTTGAAGTTCTTAAGCCCGAACAAGACCGTCCGCGACGTGTTGAAGCTCACCCGTCTGGATAAATTCATCGATATGAAGGACGACGAGACGGAAGCCATCCAATCGTTCTCCAAGCCGGCGGCGGGATAG